From the genome of Lotus japonicus ecotype B-129 chromosome 6, LjGifu_v1.2, one region includes:
- the LOC130724667 gene encoding transcription initiation factor TFIID subunit 6-like: MSSVPKETIEVIAQSIGITNLSPDVALALAPDLEYRIREIMQESIKCMRHSRRTFLTSDDVDSALALRNLEPIYGFTSNDPLRFKRAAGHKDLFYIDDKDVDIKDLLEAPLPKAPLDTSITSHWLAIEGVQPAIPENAPVEASSEMRKSEYKEDGLPVDVKLPVKHVITRELQLYYEKITGLSLNKPGSIPFRRALVSLATDSGLHPLVPYLTCFVADEVARNLNNLNILFALMRLVRSLLHNPHIHTELYVHQLMPPILTCVVAKRIGNRLSDDHWELRNFSANLVASICKRFGHVYHNLQPRVTKTFLHSFLDPTKALTQHYGAIKGIAALGSRMVRLLILPNLEPYLHLIEPEMQLEKQKNEIKRHEAWQVYGALLCAVGQCMHEKAKIFSSLLSPPTRVTSRGNGKALISMPINVGKRKASTDNLMQQQQPPLKKIATDGPGGVIAMNSMSVDNMQGSTGGYSTMMGVSNVGMSSMGRQLSNDHHMPGREVAGQQSKASAILAQAWKDDIDAGQLLSSVVELFGERVLSFIPKPEACIFL; this comes from the exons ATGAGTTCGGTGCCAAAGGAGACAATCGAAGTGATCGCACAGAGCATTGGCATCACCAATTTGTCCCCCGATGTTGCTCTCGCTCTCGCTCCCGATCTCGAGTATCGTATTCGCGAAATCATGCAG GAGTCGATAAAATGTATGCGCCACTCGAGGAGAACTTTCCTTACTTCAGATGATGTGGATAGTGCACTTGCATTGAGAAATTTAGAG CCGATATATGGTTTCACCTCAAATGATCCTCTGCGGTTCAAAAGAGCTGCTGGGCACAAGGATTTGTTCTACATTGATGACAAAGATGTGGATATTAAAGAT CTGCTTGAAGCACCTTTACCAAAAGCACCCCTTGATACATCAATTACCAGTCACTGGTTGGCTATTGAAGGTGTGCAACCTGCGATTCCCGAAAATGCTCCAGTTGAAG CTTCGTCTGAGATGAGAAAATCTGAATACAAGGAAGACGGGCTTCCTGTTGATGTTAAATTACCTGTTAAACATGTAATAACAAGGGAGCTTCAG CTTTACTATGAAAAAATTACTGGGCTGAGTTTAAATAAGCCTGGTTCTATTCCTTTTAGAAGAGCATTGGTTAGCTTGGCAACTGACTCCGGACTTCATCCCTTAGTTCCTTATCTCACATGCTTTGTTGCAGATGAG GTGGCACGAAatctaaataatttaaatattttatttgccTTGATGCGCCTTGTGCGGAGCCTTTTGCATAATCCTCACATACACACAGAACTTTAT GTACATCAGTTGATGCCACCTATCCTTACTTGCGTCGTTGCGAAAAGGATAGGAAACAGACTATCTGATGATCACTGGGAGCTTAGGAACTTCAGTGCTAATCTTGTTGCTTCAATATGCAAAAG ATTTGGGCATGTTTATCACAATCTTCAGCCGCGTGTGACGAAGACATTTCTTCATTCTTTCTTGGACCCTACAAAAGCTCTAACTCAACACTATGGTGCAATTAAAGGAATAGCAGCTCTTGGATCAAGAATG GTGCGCTTGCTTATACTTCCGAATCTCGAGCCGTATTTGCATCTCATTGAGCCAGAAATGCAACTTGAGAagcaaaaaaatgaaataaaaaggcATGAAGCGTGGCAAGTTTATGGGGCCTTGTTG TGTGCAGTAGGTCAATGTATGCATGAAAAGGCCAAAATATTCAGCAGTTTGCTCTCACCTCCAACCCGTGTCACTTCAAGAGGCAATGGAAAAGCCTTGATTTCAATGCCAA TTAATGTAGGTAAACGTAAAGCCAGCACTGACAATCTAATGCAGCAGCAGCAACCTCCACTGAAGAAAATTGCAACAGATGGTCCTGGGGGTGTAATAGCAATGAACTCCATGTCAGTGGACAACATGCAAGGTTCAACAGGTGGATATTCCACCATGATGGGGGTTTCCAATGTTGGCATGTCATCAATGGGTCGTCAATTATCCAATGACCATCACATGCCAGGAAGAGAGGTTGCGGGTCAACAATCGAAAGCATCTGCCATTCTTGCTCAAGCTTGGAAGGATGACATCGATGCAGGACAGTTGCTGTCATCAGTGGTTGAATTATTTGGCGAAAGAGTGTTGTCATTTATTCCAAAACCTGAAGCATGTATATTTTTGTAA
- the LOC130724149 gene encoding syntaxin-51-like, whose amino-acid sequence MASSSDTWMKEYNEAMKLADDINSMISERSSFPASGPETQRHASAIRRKITILGTRLDSLQSLLSKLPVKSEKEMNRRKDTLANLRSKVNQMASTLNMSNFANRDSLLGPEIKPDAMSRTVGLDNSGLVGLQRQIMKEQDDGLEKLEETVISTKHIALAVNEELTLHTRLIDDLDEHVDVTDSRLRRVQKHLAVLNKRTKGGCSCLCMLLAVVGIVILVVVIWLLVKYL is encoded by the exons ATGGCATCTTCTTCAGACACATGGATGAAGGAATATAATGAAGCAATGAAACTTGCCGATGATATCAACAGCATGATTTCTGAGCGGAGTTCATTTCCTGCATCTGGACCAGAAACCCAGCGTCACGCATCTGCTATAAGAAGGAAAATCACAATATTGGGGACCAGACTTGATAGCTTGCAATCCCTTTTGTCAAAGCTCCCTGTAAA GTCTGAGAAGGAGATGAATCGTCGCAAGGACACGCTTGCAAATTTGAGGTCAAAAGTTAACCAAATGGCTTCAACATTGAACATGTCAAACTTTGCAAATAGGGATAGTTTGCTTGGGCCAGAAATAAAACCAGATGCGATGAGCAGAACTGTGGGTTTGGATAACAGTGGGCTCGTTGGTCTTCAACGGCAAATTATGAAAG AGCAAGACGATGGCCTTGAGAAATTGGAGGAGACTGTAATAAGTACAAAACATATTGCTTTGGCAGTGAATGAAGAGCTGACTCTACACACTAGACTCATT GATGACTTGGATGAACACGTAGATGTTACAGATTCTCGTCTGAGG CGTGTGCAGAAGCACTTGGCAGTTTTAAACAAACGTACCAAGGGTGGTTGCTCCTGCTTGTGCATGCTTTTAGCAGTGGTTGGTATAGTTATTTTGGTGGTCGTCATATGGCTCTTGGTCAAATACTTGTAA
- the LOC130723958 gene encoding putative BPI/LBP family protein At1g04970 isoform X1, producing MAPSIFFVLLSLLLIPASGYVQLYEDGFISGVISDKGLDFAKDLLIEKGIASLVLLQLPEIENSAKVPLVGNAKVVLSDITIKDIQINSSSVKTGESGIVLVISGATADLSMKWRYSCSSWLIPIGISDSGTASVKVKGMQVGLTVNLKNQEGTLKLSLLDYGCYVGDLSIKLDGGTAWLYQLLVDAFGGNIASSVEEAVSEKIKEGIAKLDKFLQSLPKQIPLDKTSALNVSFVGNPVLSNSSIAIAINGLFTERSEVVESEGYKKGFKISSACGGLPKMIKVSLHEYVIQSASLVYFNAGKMQLIIDELPDQDILNTAEWRFIVPQLYKQYPNDNMQLDISVSSPPVIQVTYQDIGATISIDITIDVLKGGEVIPVACISVDISASCAAEIVGNNIAGRLRLQNLSTYLKWSKIGKLRVHLIQSLMSSVLKTVIIPYLNFQLKRGVMLPYIDGFGFQNTTILYTPPWIALCSDVSFIGDYYLNQQSPFVS from the exons ATGGCACCCTCTATTTTCTTCGTTCTGCTATCCCTTCTGTTGATTCCAGCAAGTGGTTATGTCCAACTCTATGAAGATGGTTTCATCTCTGGGGTCATATCTGATAAGGGTCTCGATTTTGCGAAGGATTTGCTGATAGAGAAAGGTATTGCCTCTCTTGTTCTGCTTCAGCTGCCAGAGATTGAAAACTCTGCCAAAGTCCCACTTGTTGGAAATGCTAAAGTGGTTCTTTCTGATATCACAATCAAGGATATTCAAATCAATTCTTCATCTGTTAAGACTGGAGAGAGTGGCATCGTTCTAGTCATTTCAGGTGCCACTGCAGATTTGAGTATGAAGTGGAGGTATTCTTGCAGCAGTTGGTTGATCCCAATTGGGATTTCAGATAGTGGAACTGCTTCAGTGAAG GTTAAAGGCATGCAAGTAGGGCTTACAGTAAATTTAAAGAACCAAGAAGGAACTCTTAAGTTGAGTCTCTTAGATTATGGATGTTATGTGGGAGATTTATCTATAAAGTTGGATGGCGGAACAGCTTGGCTTTACCAATT GCTAGTAGATGCTTTTGGAGGGAATATTGCATCTTCAGTAGAAGAGGCTGTTTCGGAGAAAATCAAAGAAGGGATAGCAAAGCTTGACAAGTTTTTGCAGTCTCTTCCAAAGCAAATCCCACTAGACAAAACTTCTGCACTAAATGTTTCTTTTGTCGGCAATCCTGTGTTGAGTAATTCCTCTATAGCTATTGCAATTAATGGTTTATTCACAGAGAGAAGTGAAGTTGTAGAATCTGAAGGTTATAAGAAAGGATTTAAGATTTCCTCTGCCTGTGGTGGTTTACCAAAGATGATAAAGGTTTCACTACATGAATATGTGATTCAATCTGCTAGCCTGGTTTATTTCAAT GCTGGTAAAATGCAATTGATTATCGATGAACTACCTGATCAGGACATTTTGAACactgctgaatggagattcatAGTTCCTCAATTATACAAACAATATCCAAATGATAACATGCAGCTTGATATCTCTGTCTCTTCTCCACCAGTCATACAAGTGACCTACCAAGATATTGGTGCTACTATTTCTATAGATATAACAATTGATGTTCTCAAAGGCGGTGAAGTCATACCTGTTGCATGCATCTCAGTG GATATTAGTGCTTCATGTGCTGCGGAAATTGTAGGAAACAATATTGCTGGTAGGCTCAGATTACAAAATTTGTCTACATACTTGAAATGGAGCAAAATTGGGAAATTGCGCGTGCATCTTATTCAG TCACTGATGTCAAGTGTCCTCAAAACAGTTATCATACCATACCTGAACTTCCAACTAAAGAGAGGAGTCATGTTGCCATATATTGATGGATTTGGGTTTCAGAATACTACTATCTTGTACACACCTCCATGGATTGCACTGTGTAGTGATGTTTCCTTCATAGGAGACTACTATCTTAATCAACAGTCACCTTTTGTATCATAA
- the LOC130723958 gene encoding putative BPI/LBP family protein At1g04970 isoform X2, with protein sequence MAPSIFFVLLSLLLIPASGYVQLYEDGFISGVISDKGLDFAKDLLIEKGIASLVLLQLPEIENSAKVPLVGNAKVVLSDITIKDIQINSSSVKTGESGIVLVISGATADLSMKWRYSCSSWLIPIGISDSGTASVKVKGMQVGLTVNLKNQEGTLKLSLLDYGCYVGDLSIKLDGGTAWLYQLLVDAFGGNIASSVEEAVSEKIKEGIAKLDKFLQSLPKQIPLDKTSALNVSFVGNPVLSNSSIAIAINGLFTERSEVVESEGYKKGFKISSACGGLPKMIKVSLHEYVIQSASLVYFNAGKMQLIIDELPDQDILNTAEWRFIVPQLYKQYPNDNMQLDISVSSPPVIQVTYQDIGATISIDITIDVLKGGEVIPVACISVDISASCAAEIVGNNIAGRLRLQNLSTYLKWSKIGKLRVHLIQYFFLLQSSII encoded by the exons ATGGCACCCTCTATTTTCTTCGTTCTGCTATCCCTTCTGTTGATTCCAGCAAGTGGTTATGTCCAACTCTATGAAGATGGTTTCATCTCTGGGGTCATATCTGATAAGGGTCTCGATTTTGCGAAGGATTTGCTGATAGAGAAAGGTATTGCCTCTCTTGTTCTGCTTCAGCTGCCAGAGATTGAAAACTCTGCCAAAGTCCCACTTGTTGGAAATGCTAAAGTGGTTCTTTCTGATATCACAATCAAGGATATTCAAATCAATTCTTCATCTGTTAAGACTGGAGAGAGTGGCATCGTTCTAGTCATTTCAGGTGCCACTGCAGATTTGAGTATGAAGTGGAGGTATTCTTGCAGCAGTTGGTTGATCCCAATTGGGATTTCAGATAGTGGAACTGCTTCAGTGAAG GTTAAAGGCATGCAAGTAGGGCTTACAGTAAATTTAAAGAACCAAGAAGGAACTCTTAAGTTGAGTCTCTTAGATTATGGATGTTATGTGGGAGATTTATCTATAAAGTTGGATGGCGGAACAGCTTGGCTTTACCAATT GCTAGTAGATGCTTTTGGAGGGAATATTGCATCTTCAGTAGAAGAGGCTGTTTCGGAGAAAATCAAAGAAGGGATAGCAAAGCTTGACAAGTTTTTGCAGTCTCTTCCAAAGCAAATCCCACTAGACAAAACTTCTGCACTAAATGTTTCTTTTGTCGGCAATCCTGTGTTGAGTAATTCCTCTATAGCTATTGCAATTAATGGTTTATTCACAGAGAGAAGTGAAGTTGTAGAATCTGAAGGTTATAAGAAAGGATTTAAGATTTCCTCTGCCTGTGGTGGTTTACCAAAGATGATAAAGGTTTCACTACATGAATATGTGATTCAATCTGCTAGCCTGGTTTATTTCAAT GCTGGTAAAATGCAATTGATTATCGATGAACTACCTGATCAGGACATTTTGAACactgctgaatggagattcatAGTTCCTCAATTATACAAACAATATCCAAATGATAACATGCAGCTTGATATCTCTGTCTCTTCTCCACCAGTCATACAAGTGACCTACCAAGATATTGGTGCTACTATTTCTATAGATATAACAATTGATGTTCTCAAAGGCGGTGAAGTCATACCTGTTGCATGCATCTCAGTG GATATTAGTGCTTCATGTGCTGCGGAAATTGTAGGAAACAATATTGCTGGTAGGCTCAGATTACAAAATTTGTCTACATACTTGAAATGGAGCAAAATTGGGAAATTGCGCGTGCATCTTATTCAG TATTTTTTTCTGTTACAAAGCTCAATCatttga